The following proteins are co-located in the Dromiciops gliroides isolate mDroGli1 chromosome 2, mDroGli1.pri, whole genome shotgun sequence genome:
- the LOC122739972 gene encoding NADH dehydrogenase [ubiquinone] 1 alpha subcomplex subunit 3-like gives MEGRLGWSLKEAWAKEPVLTVSFTIRTMALLLPLLSSYTKYTSMINQATPYNYPVPVRDDGNMSDITSHPQDPQGPSLQ, from the coding sequence ATGGAGGGCAGACTAGGCTGGTCCCTGAAGGAGGCCTGGGCCAAGGAGCCGGTGCTGACAGTGTCCTTCACCATCAGAACCATGGCTCTGCTCTTACCTCTGTTAAGCTCCTACACCAAGTACACAAGCATGATCAACCAAGCTACACCTTACAACTACCCTGTTCCTGTTCGAGATGATGGCAACATGTCTGACATCACAAGCCACCCTCAGGATCCTCAGGGTCCCTCCCTCCAGTAG